From a region of the Primulina eburnea isolate SZY01 chromosome 7, ASM2296580v1, whole genome shotgun sequence genome:
- the LOC140835901 gene encoding uncharacterized protein, giving the protein MLRDDASLWWKEAAHAVDVATLTWARFREMFFGKYFPADVKGRLTREFMSLRQEDLSVAEFIRKFTGAATSCPWYHTSSDGFRAHSIDPIWGSDVHIPDSERIGAQIAAEGSTRRPDSIPPDREVDFSIELMPGTVPISKAPYRLACSEIKELKDQIQDLLDKASESLDVLQDIPSDTISRGEEHSQHLRTVLQTLQDRRLYAKFSKCEFWLDKVAFFGHIVSQDGTEVDPSKVKAVRDWSVPKSVTEIRSFLGLAGSTQVIAHLSVQRPLQDKIQRFELVVYARGEALNLATQTVQPTLRDRIWTGQISDEQLQKWRQRDEAKCQRLYIVVDDIVRYRYRLWVPDSDSLGADILNEAHNTPYSIHPGSTKMYKDLQTLYWCPGMKRYILRFVSECLTSQQVKAEQ; this is encoded by the exons ATGCTGAGGGATGATGCGTCCCTATGGTGGAAGGAAGCCGCACATGCAGTGGATGTGGCTACTCTCACGTGGGCCAGATTTAGGGAGATGTTTTTCGGGAAGTATTTCCCAGCTGACGTCAAGGGCCGCCTGACAAGAGAGTTCATGAGCCTCCGGCAGGAGGATTTATCTGTGGCGGAGTTCATCCGCAAGTTTACAGGGGCTGCCACTTCGTGCCCATG GTATCATACCAGTAGTGATGGATTCAGGGCTCATAGTATCGATCCCATCTGGGGGTCAGATGTTCACATCCCGGATAGTGAGAGGATTGGAGCTCAGATTGCAGCAGAAGGGAGTACACGCAGACCTGATA GCATTCCACCAGACAGAGAAGTGGACTTCTCTATTGAGCTCATGCCAGGGACAGTGCCGATATCTAAGGCACCTTATCGATTAGCGTGTTCAGAGATAAAAGAGCTCAAGGATCAGAttcaggatcttctagataagg cttcagagAGCCTCGATGTTCTCCAAGATATACCTTCGGATACCATCAGTAGAGG ggaggagcacagtcagcatCTGAGGACAGTGTTACAGACTCTACAGGATAGGCGACTGTAtgccaagttcagtaagtgtgagttttggctcgaCAAGGTGGCATTCTTTGGCCACATTGTATCTCAAGATGGCACAGAGGTCGACCCCAGCAAAGTAaaggcagtcagagattggtcAGTTCCGAAGAGTGtgacagagatccgcagtttcttgggattgGCAG GAAGCACACAAGTGATTGCTCATCTGTCAGTACAAAGACCGCTACAGGATaagattcagagatttgagcTTGTTGTTTATGCCAGGGGCGAGGCCCTGAATCTTGCTACTCAGACAGTACAGCCGACTCTGAGAGACAGAATCTGGACAGGGCAGATTtctgatgagcagttacagaagtgGAGACAGAGGGACGAGGCTAAATGCCAGAGACTGTATATAGTTGTGGACGACATAGTCAGATATAGGTACCGTCTCTGGGTTCCTGACAGTGACTCCCTCGGAGCAGATATCTTGAATGAGGCCCACAACACCCCGTACTCcatccatccagggagtacgaagatgtataaggatttacAGACTCTTTATTGGTGTCCGGGCATGAAGAGATATATTTTGCGGTTTgtctccgagtgtttgactaGTCAGCAGGTCAAGGCAGAGCAATAG
- the LOC140835902 gene encoding uncharacterized protein — MDFNDSWQEALPLVEFSYNNSFQLTGPDIVQEMHDKVQLIRQRMKDAKDQQASYANRRRRPLEFQSLSGIHDVFHVSMLRKYEPDPSHVIQPDEVKLDPSLSYTEYPVCILDRKDKVLRNKFIPLVRVQWSRHDVEESTWETEEKMRASYPYLFDS; from the exons ATGGATTTTAATGACAGTTGGCAAGAAGCTTTACCACTAGTAGAATTTtcatataacaacagtttccaa ttgactggacctgatattgtTCAGGAAATGCATGATAAAGTCCAGTTGATTCGTCAGAGAATGAAAGATGCCAAAGATCAGCAAGCTAGTTATGCTAATAGACGTCGTCGACCTCTAGAATTTCAA TCTTTGTCTGGCATCcacgatgtttttcatgtttctatgttgcgtaagtatgaGCCCGATCCGTCTCATGTGATTCAGCCTGATGAGGTTAAACTTGATCCGTCTCTGTCATATACTGAGTATCCTGTTTGTATCTTGGATCGTAAAGATAAAGTTTTACGCAATAAATTTATACCACTTGTACGTGTTCAGTGGTCGAGGCATGATGTAGAAGAATCAACATGGGAAACAGAAGAGAAGATGAGAGCATCTTATCCATATTTGTTTGATTCTTAG